The Chionomys nivalis chromosome 6, mChiNiv1.1, whole genome shotgun sequence sequence TCTTGGACATTTAATTTCACCTTTAGTCAAGATAATGGCAGCAGCCAGACAGCTCTGGCTTAGAGTTCCTTGCTAGTGTCTGTTGGAGAGCTCTATAGAGCATCTCATTTAATCACCAAATCACTTTGAAGTTGGGCACTGTCTCTTATGGTAGCTTGTCTCAGGTGGCTCAATGTCCCCTACTCGTTCTTCCTGGATCCAAGTAAGAGGAGCAGAACCTCTGTACTCGGAGGGTGTGGCTTCTTAATTATCTTTCCCAGCATGTGCTATTTGCAGAACTAACTTCTGCAGGAGGCTCCTGCATGCAGACACAAGCCATACTGTTCCTGAGAGATAAAGTGGGGGCTGGAACTGCAATGGCCCCACCCTCCCAGCAAATAGGCAGAGAGTATCTGTGgtgtctgaatgagaatggcccccagcGCCTCCTACATCTGAATGCTTGGTGCCCACTTAGTAGGactgtctgggaaggattagaaggtgtgtccttgctggaggaggtgcgTCACTGGGGTGGACTTAGGGGGTTCAAAAGCCCACAGCAGGCCCAACCTtgctccttctccctctgcccatggatcaggatgtagctcttggctactgctccagcaccatgcctgttcgttccccaccatgatggttgtggactaagcctctgaaattataaacaagtcccagttaaatgcttcctttataagagttgccttggtcatggtgtttccaggCAGTGATATAccagtgactaagacagtatcATTGCCCTCATTTTTcacagggggaaactgaggcatggggaGGCATTCTGTTAAGAATGAGTCCCAGATCAATCAACTTGAAATAATAGAGTTGAGATTTGGATCCTGTATCCTGGTGCAGggtcttcccctttctcccatgAGATGGCATCCATTAGCTTCCGGCTCCCAGCTGCCCTGACCCCTGCCTGGACCCTCATGCCAGGGAAGCGGCCATCCTACCTTGCAGGAGAATTCTGGTCTCAGAATCCGTGTCCGGCACTTGGTCACTGAGGTCTGCAGCGGGCACATCCTCCCTCTGCACGCCCTCTGCAGGGTGATAGTGAGAGAGGTGGATGCCACCACCCCCTGCCCTTTTCCTGGTGCCCCACACCACCctgcctgctcttcctgcctcctcaccTTTGCCAAGCTTCTCTGGATTCAGTGTACGGGTGGTCACAGTCTTGTTGACTCGTATGCCTTCCGGCTGCGAAGGAGGATGCAGTAAATGACAAGAGACACATTGTAACGAATTAGTCTGTATAATAAGTGACCAGGCTAGCTCAAGAGTAACAGGAATACTGGTTaaagaggggaaaaaacttacactacatgtatgtttgtgcatgtgtgagtgtgtatgtgtgtgtgagtgtatgtgtgagtgtatgcaagTGTGCAAACATTTTTGTGCAGGTGAACATGGGAGTGCACTGTTTggggtgtacatgtatgtataagtgtgcatgcatgtatgcaagtgtgttcgagtgtgcatgcctgtgtaagTTCATGTGTGACTGTgaggtgtgcatttgtgtatgtgtagtgtgtatgcatgtgtgtacacatatgcacgtattgtgtgcatgcatgtgtgagcatgtgcaagttgtgtgcatgcatgtgagtgtgtgcatgtgaaaatGTCAAGGCTATATGTCTTCTTCTGACCCTGccttttgaggcagtctctcggtaatcagtgatccttttcctctggcttctctttgggctctggggatctgagctcaggtccttatgcttggaCAGCAAGCACTTGGCCAgtggagccatcttcccaggacTTTTCCCTTTTTcaaaatttgagacagggtttcattgagTTACCCCTGCCGTCCTCAAATCCATGATTTTCCtgccccacctccccagtgctaggatgacAGTCGATATCCCATTGGGCACAGAGCCCAGAGATTTGTATGAACTAGTTCAGGGCACTACACACCAAGACCCAGCCAGTTCTAAGTTCGGTATCACCTGAGCCCTGCTATGATCCTTGGTGTCTCAGAGCCAGGCCAACAGCAGGGAGATCTGAAGGCTAGGGGCAGCAGGTGCCTCCAAGGACTCACCACGACCTTCAGGGTCTTCTTGACACCATCACTGATGAACTGGCCAAAAACAGCAGCTTTGACCTCCACCTCCTGGAGGCCGATCTTCAAGGGGACAATGACATAAGGCACTGCCACAGAGGACTTGGCAGGGATTTCAATGATCTGGTAGTAGCGTTTCTTGGCGGTGGCCAGGCTGCAGAAGGCTGGGTTGTACAAGAGTTCTACCCTCACCTACAGGGGAGAAAGGGGCCAGGGCAGGTGAGGGGTGCATGGTAGGTGAGGGGGGACCAGAGCAGGTGAGGGAGGACCAGGGCAAGTAAGGAAGGACCAGGGCAGGTAAGAGGGGACCAGGGCAGGTGAGGGGAGACCAGGGCAGGTGAGGGAGGACCAGGGCAGGTAAGGGGGGACTGGGGACAGGTGAGGGGGgactgtggaaggagaggaggacgggGCAGGTAAGGGGAGACTGTGGCATGTGAGGGGGGATAAGGGCAGGTGAGGGAGGACTAGGGCAGGTAAGGAGGGACTGGGGAAGGTGAGGGGTGAtaaggacaggagaggagggacCGGGGAAGGTGTGGGGGGACCAGAGCAGGTGAGGGTGACTGGGGCAGGTTAGGGAGAACCATGGCAAGTGAGGGGGAActggggaaggtgaggggagaCCAGGGCAGGCGAGTAGGCAATGGGACAGGTAAGGGTGACTGGGGCAGGTGAGGGGGGACCAGGGCAGGTGAGGGGGGACCAGGGCAGGTGAGGGTGGGTTCACGGGTCCTGTTCAACCTCCCAGCTCCGACCGGCTCCCACCTTAAGCTTGTCGTTTTCACGGTAGTTGAAGAGCACAGCTCTGATCTCCACCTGCTCGTTGCGCACCACGGAGTAGGGCAGCCTCAGGTCAATGAAGAAATCCTGCATCACTGTGATCTCATAGGGGTCCGCCACACAGATCCCTGTGGACAGAGAGAGCAGTGTGAAGGGTCCAGGTGGGAGAGCTGTGCGGGGTGGGGGCAGAAAGGACCTGCTTCAAGTTCCCTAGCTGGCCATGGCTGATCCCATTCGCAGACAGGTAGAGACTAAAACATGCACATGGTCATCACGGCAAGCTGTGTCCAacctgtgtgtttacatgtgcatatgcatgtggaggccagggattGACACTGGGTGTCATCTTCAATTCCGCCTCcaccttatttaattttatgtatgtacacatgtgtctctgtgtgcatatcagtgcagtacccaaggaggccagaagagggcatcggattccccctggagctgcagacagttgtgagctgcctaactaaaatgggggctgggaaccaaaaactctggtcctctgcaagattagtaaatgcttttagccactgagctccTCAGGCTCTCCTTCTCATTTTTTGACCCAGGGTTTCTTAttgaccctggagctcactgattgactTGGCTGCCTGGCCAGGAAGACCCAGGGCTCCTCCTGTTCCTGACTCCCCAGCGTTGGGATGACAAGCTGGCACAAGGACACCCTGCTTTCTCTGCTAGTTCTGCAGATGGAGCTTGGGAGATGTTTGCAGGGAACAGGTTACCACTGAGCCCCCTCCCTAGCCCCTCCCTTACCTTTCTTATCTGATAAGCTCACTGCCAGAATCTCCCAGGTGGTGATGGAGTCTTTGAGAAAGATGTTCATGACCTTCGTGGAGATTCTGAGTGGGGCAGAAGTTTAAAAATCAAGTGGTGAGATCTAGCAGGATGGAGACGGGTGTGGAGGTGGGAGGCCCACTGGGGACACGTTAGAGAGGAGCTCTGGTTTGCAGGCCATGGACCTCCATGGTGACTCCAGAGAAGACAGGTCTGCCCACTGCAGACCTCAGGTACTTAGCAGGTGCAAGCAAGCAAATCATATGCAGATTAGCTTGTCTGGGAAGATGCTTTCTGCCCTCTGGCAGGGATGTGGACTAGGGATGTCCTAGCCTCACctcccttttaaaaaatatatctactccgtgtgtgtgtgagagagagagtgtggcaTCCTTCTGCCCTGACCTTCAGGTGGAGGtcaaggacaacctgtgggaattggttctccccttccaccacgtCAGTCTTCGGAGCCAGCACCTTTACCCCCTGAACATCGAGCCATACCCGTTCTTTTCTGGTTCCTTCAACTCCTCTATGGTCCACAACCAGCTCTCTGGAAATTGGCTTCGGGAGACGATATCTTCTTCGGGAATTATGTCTTCATCCATGTCACCTGAGGATGGGTAGATGTAGCTGTGGTCTGGGAAAAGATCCACTCTGGGGTGGCTCCCTAGCATGCATTTCTGAGCTGTGTAAATGCATTCGCCCTGGGGTGAGGGTTTTCTGGCAGTCCCAGACACACTGGGGATTTGTGGggattcctctctccatccaggaaataaaaactaaaaatcatgTTCTACAGATGTGTTGGAATCAAGACGAGCATTATCCGAGCTGGTTGGAACTcattaggtagcccaggctggcctgggatctGCAGCaatcctctggcctcagccttctgagtgctggaatgagaGGCATGAGCCAAAACATCTAGCTTCAATGTGGAAGGGTTGTAGAACTTACCTTGGTTTGTGGGGTGGGGACATAGGCAATGTGAGGAATGCCCTgggctccctctcccccttcccttccctgagcCAGCTCTCCCTCACTCCCTTAGCCTCttccttgctatgtagcccatctggcctccatcctcctccttctgtcttcCCAGGGTTGAGGGCTGGGGTCACAGTCTTTGGGCTACTCTTCCAGCAGACAGGGGCAGCCACTCCATCCCCAACGTCACCCTGTGAGACGCCACTCACTCCTGGCCAGGCCCAGCACTTGGTCTCGCTGGTGCTTCTGACGCAGCGCGGTGATGTAGTTGCAGCAGTCTATAAAAGCCTTCACACAGCTCTCCCCCTGGCTGATGAAGCGTGCCCGGCGCTGGCAGGAAAACCTCATAGGGATATCGCGCATGCCATCCTCACAACACTTCCGCAGACCCTTGTTCGTGTACTGACCCGCTGTGGGAGGCACAGACCTTGTGTCAGACTTAGTCACCAGGAGAGCATAGGACCCAGCTCCAGATAGAATTTCCCATGGCAGgaccttccccacctcccttggGATTCTAACAGGATGAGGATGGCATCAGCAGAGGACTTCTAACCTTTGTCCATCCTCTTCTCCGTCAGCTGTACTGAGCGACGACGGCGGGCAGCTGGCTTGATGCATTCTGAATCTGAGGGAGGGCCGAGAGTGAGATGGGGGAGACCGGGGTTTATTGCACCTTTTTTTGCAGTAGAAGAGACTGGGGCTCAGGGAGCAGCAATGGAGGCTGGCGAAAAGGCTCAGTTGTTAATGGGGCTTGCAGCTAATACTGATGACCTGTTAGATTGCCAGGACCCAAGTGGTGGAAGCTGAGAACTGACTGGTGCAtgttgtcttctaacctccacatgcatgctgtggtgtgagcacacacagacacatgtgcacacatatgcacatttaTGCACATCTGCATGCATATCCATGCACATGTCCATTCAcagaagcatgcacacacatacacaccccacttcaattaaatgcaattgaaaatgaattttaaacaaGGCAGGGACAGCAGGTGCTGCTggtggagaaggggctgagactcagtttcctgcTCTCAGGGTCCCGCTCTTGGTGGGCATCTGGGGGTGAAGGCATGTCCTCCCTCCTGTCAACCCCTGCTCccttttctcacttgttctctgcTCAGTCTGCAGGCCTTCATTTGTTTTGAAGGCCAGTCCTGCATCCGTGAAGACCCCCGCATAGTCCTTTCCACTGCCTGGGGTGCAGCCAATGTCTGCCTTCTCTACCACGTCCCAGATCTGCAGGTGGCATGAGATGGGTTGGGTcgtggaggtgggagggggagaggccaGGTCAGCAGAGCTTCTTTCAACCCGCCATGATGTTAAACCTTGCCGTCCTCATCCCTCATATACTCATATGCAGCCCCCAGCAAACTCCCAGCTCAGCCTCCGGCACACCCTACACCCTCATTTCCCCAGACCCTACTGCAGGCCAGACGCCGGGACGCAGGTGTTCACCTTGCTCTGTGTGAGTTTGTTCTTCTTGTTCAGCACAAACACGCCCTTGTCCACGGCCACCAGGCCCACTCGAGCCCCCTGGTTTCCCTCGATCCTGAGTGTTGTTTGCTGCCCAGGTGCCAGCTGTCGGTTATCTCTGGGGTCACCCTTCACCACCAGCTATAGGGAGGGTGGAGAAGCAAGATGGATGAGTCAGCCCTGGAaggaccacagagagagaggggaagggaggggagacagacagtctaaagggaaagagaaaatggggggagagagtgggaggaagagagaatggggTAGGCGTGGAGGGAAGAGATAAGTAAGCAAGGCCAGGAGAGGgttgggaagagaagagagaagagaaaaagaagggatgCAAAGGGCGGAAGTGATAGGGGTGCAAAGCAGGCAGAacgctgtgagttccaggccaaaccTAGTCCACATAATGAATTTCAGTACACTCAGGGTATATAGTGAGACaatgtctttaagaaaaagaaaggaaagagggaaagacagatgaaagagagagaagatgaagagagagagagagagagagagagagagagagagagagagagagactcactgtGCCTACACAGGAATCCTTTACATCCACCCAGACAGAGtctgccaccacctccctctGGCCATTGGCTCCAATCAGGGTGTAGTAAGCCACCAGgcggaaggaaggaatgaaatctggAGTGATAGGCAGGGCCAAGACCACCAGGTCCTGGCCAGGCTCCCGAACCTGGCGGCCTGCCTTCAGTAGCTTTCCTTTGTTCATAATCTGAAGGGATGATGGGCTGGCATGAGAACCAGAATGGGGTTAGGTGGAATGGGTAGGGGACCCCGGGGCTGTTTAGGGATCCCTAGAATGGGCAGGGGAGACCCTGGTGCTGGACAGGGATCCCTAGGATGGGCAGGAAAGATCATGAGGATGGACAGGGATCCCTAGGATCGTTAGGGGAGACCCCGGAGCTGGAAAGGGATCCCTAGGTTTGGTAGGGGAGACCCCTGGGTTGGGCAGGGATCCCTAGGATTGGTAGGGGGACCCCAGGGCTGGGCGGAGATCCCTAGGATGGGCAGGGGAGACCCCAGGGCTGGGCGAGGATCCCTAGAATGTGCAGAGGAGACCGCAGGACTGGGTGGGGATCACTAGGAAGGGCAGGGGAGACCCCAGGGCTGGGTGGGGATCCCTAGAATGGGCAGGGGAGACCCTGGGGCCACGCAGGGATCTTTAGGATACTGGAGAGTCGTGTAGGGGAGCTGAGGCTTCTGGTGACCACGGACCAGGTAGGTGTAGTAGCGAATCTTGGCTTCTTGGCCGGGGTCTGTGCGAAGGTGGAAGTTGACTTTGAGGTTGTCCCCTGGTTTGAGCTCTTCACGAGACACTGCCAGATGCAGGTAGTTGTTGGAGTTGTGCATAGTGCCATAGGGCTGTGCCGTCATGGTGTTGGTTGCTTGTCGTGTGTCCAGGATACTATTGTCCTTAGTGCTCACCTAGGTTGGGAAAAAGGAGGCACGCTGGTTCCCAATGCTGGCCAGGGTGGAATCCCTGAAGCTCACACTGGCTCTGGGATGCTTGATATTGACTGACAGCTTGAGAGCACGGAGAGTCCACCAGGAGGCGAGCTCTGATCATGCCAGGGAGGGGTTCTAGGTTGGGAAGACCCACCCTTTGGGTGGCACCGTCTTCCCCTGAgctagagcactggactgaagagAAAGGAACAGCCTAGCCGAATGGTAGTGCTCATCTTTGCGGATGGCATGTGAACAGCTGCTTTAGGTAGTCTCCTGCTTCTGCGCCCACCCAGTCACTGGACTCTCTGGACACCTTCCTTTCTGAAGTggtttttgtcagtttttttttttttttaatacagcgACATAGGATCCTCTGGGTGACCCACGGAACCCATCACGAAGCCAGCAGAGCCCCGAGTAGGGCTCTGGCCATGGAGACTAGGGTCTGAGCTCTGGAAAATCACCTTGACGGTTAGTCTATTGCGGTTGTTGGGCGTGTTGACACTCAGCCTGGCCACACCATCATCTTGAGTGACAGCCTGTGAGTCAGTTCCTTCAATGACGACGGGCACTCGGGGGGCTGGAGAGCCATCAGGGTTGGTCACAAACACCTGTGGAAAGAGGTGGGCGGGGAAGGGTCAAGTGGTGTGGTCGGAGGGACGCAGCTGGAAGCGGGCACTGGCCCCTCATCTTACCTTGATGTCGAAGGGCATGGCTGGCTTGAAGAATTTGGGTGTCTTGGTGAAGTGGATCTGGTAAGGGGAGGTGACAATCGCGATCCCACTGCGCTCTGCCTCCACCATGTCACTACCTGAGGGGAGGAGTGGTAAAGGTCCAGgcaggctccccagctgcccCGCAGGGTCAGGCCTCCTCCCTCAGGTTAGCCTTGCTATCTGACTTCCCTTACCTCAACAGGCCTTACCTGAGTGCAGGATGACAGTGACTGAGACATACAGGGACTTCCCCACCAGGGCCTCAGCGTTGGAGGGCCGTACCCCATCCAGCAGTGTCTGTCGTTCGAGCACTGCGTCCCCCCAACCGTTGTCGATCTGCGGAGAATAGGGGAGcctgagggagaggagaaggtcCCCAAGAGAGGAGCTGGGAAGGGGAGGAGCTCAGGACTGGGGGCTGAGTTCTGcaagaggaggggctgggaggggcTAAGAGGTGGGAGGGGCTCTGGGGCGGGGGCGTGGTCTCAGGGGAGATAGCAAGGTTCCAGGCTGTCAGGGGCTGGGGCAGTACCACCACGCGCTGGAGGGATTGGGACAGAGAAAACTTCTTGTCGCCATCCTGGACCCCAAAGATCACGAAGGCCATCCCGTCCACGTTCTTCCCATACAGGAACCTGCGAGGGAAGAAGACTTCGGATACTGAAGgcctctctgaatgtggctggagACCCGTCCTCCATGCTCCTCCCCGACCCTCACCTGGCCGAGATGGAAACTTCCAGGCCCTTTGGGTCGTCGATGTAATAAAATGGCTTTTCAAGGTTCACCAGGACCTCGAAACTGGGcagcactggggtggggtgtggagaTAGCAAAGATGGCGTTGGCAGGGCTGCCAGGGTAGCACAGGCACAGCGGCCTTGTCCTTATCCCGAGCCTGTCCGGTCCGCCAGGACTTACCATACTCCTTCACCTCAAACTGCGCGGTGAAGGTCTGCTGTGGTGCATGCTCGTAGAAGGCTCGGATCTTCCACTGTCCCATGCTGCAAGAGATGACGAGTGTGACCCACCGGGCCTCCAAGTGCCTCCCCATCCCTCTCGTGGGACAGGGGAGTCCCGTTCCTGGAGACCCAGACATACTTGACCAGTTCTGGAATGTTCCAAGAGAAGGGTAAGATGCCATACTGGTTTTGGGAAGACAGAGTGTCTCTCTTAATGGGCACGCCATCGGGGGTCTGTAAAGAGTCAGGAAAGGCATATGGGATAAAGCAACTCTGAGAGGCCCAACCACACCATTCCTATGTCTGCTGAGGTGGCAGTTAAAAGCACAGACCTTGGTCACTCAGCTTAGGTTCAAACCCCTACTGTGCCACTTACAAGCTGGGTGATCTCAGGCAGATGGCTCAACCTCTCTGTGCTGtgcattttatgtatgtttagATAAAAGGTCCTGACCTCACTGGCTTAGGACATAGTTCATCCAGCAAATGCCTGGGTGTTTACACGACcaggggttgtgtgtgtgtgtgtgtgtgtgtgtgtgtgtagcagagggaatgagagacagagggaggagggaggcaaggagggaaCAGGGCAGGATGAGCAGCAGGATGAGCAGGGCCTCGTGCCCTGCAAGGAAGACTTGGGCTTTGATTCAAAAGAAGTGGGAGCCACTTGAGGATTgtaagggagaagggaggggggatGCTCACTCAGGCTTTCCCATGCGCCATCTACTGTGCAGACTAGGTCACTACAATTAAGGTTCGTCCCAACCTTCTGATGGGGAAACAGGCTCAGGGAGTTTCTCTGGGTTCAGATCCTGCGTCTATGACCCTCCTTGTGGGTATCCCTTCTATGGGGATCCCTAGGTCTCTGGCTCCTCTGCACTGCCCCTTTCTGAGGCTCTCTGGGAAACTCAGTAGCTGGTACCTCAATGGTGATGACAACCGTCCTGGCCACGGGCAGTAGCTCGTCGTCTACGGTGAAGATCCGATAGAGGACTGGATGATTTGGGGGAGACAAGCGAGTCCCATTAGACCTCAAGCTCTGGGAGGGTCCTCCAGC is a genomic window containing:
- the LOC130875468 gene encoding complement C3-like is translated as MGPASGPQLLLLLLLAGSPLALGSTMYSIITPNVLRLESQETIVLEAHEAQNDVPVSVSVHDFPKKQVLTSEKTVLTGATRHLGTVTIKIPASKEFQTNKGQKYVTVVASFGQTVVEKVVLVSFQSGYLFIQTDKTIYTPGSTVLYRIFTVDDELLPVARTVVITIETPDGVPIKRDTLSSQNQYGILPFSWNIPELVNMGQWKIRAFYEHAPQQTFTAQFEVKEYVLPSFEVLVNLEKPFYYIDDPKGLEVSISARFLYGKNVDGMAFVIFGVQDGDKKFSLSQSLQRVVIDNGWGDAVLERQTLLDGVRPSNAEALVGKSLYVSVTVILHSGSDMVEAERSGIAIVTSPYQIHFTKTPKFFKPAMPFDIKVFVTNPDGSPAPRVPVVIEGTDSQAVTQDDGVARLSVNTPNNRNRLTVKVSTKDNSILDTRQATNTMTAQPYGTMHNSNNYLHLAVSREELKPGDNLKVNFHLRTDPGQEAKIRYYTYLIMNKGKLLKAGRQVREPGQDLVVLALPITPDFIPSFRLVAYYTLIGANGQREVVADSVWVDVKDSCVGTLVVKGDPRDNRQLAPGQQTTLRIEGNQGARVGLVAVDKGVFVLNKKNKLTQSKIWDVVEKADIGCTPGSGKDYAGVFTDAGLAFKTNEGLQTEQRTNSECIKPAARRRRSVQLTEKRMDKAGQYTNKGLRKCCEDGMRDIPMRFSCQRRARFISQGESCVKAFIDCCNYITALRQKHQRDQVLGLARSDMDEDIIPEEDIVSRSQFPESWLWTIEELKEPEKNGISTKVMNIFLKDSITTWEILAVSLSDKKGICVADPYEITVMQDFFIDLRLPYSVVRNEQVEIRAVLFNYRENDKLKVRVELLYNPAFCSLATAKKRYYQIIEIPAKSSVAVPYVIVPLKIGLQEVEVKAAVFGQFISDGVKKTLKVVPEGIRVNKTVTTRTLNPEKLGKEGVQREDVPAADLSDQVPDTDSETRILLQGTPVAQMVEDAVDAERLKHLIVTPSGCGEQNMVGMTPTVIAVHYLDQTEQWEKFGLEKRQESLELIKKGYTQQLVYKQPSFAYAAFQHRAPSTWLTAYVVKVFSLAANLIAIDSQVLCGAVKWLILEKQKPDGVFQEDGPVILQQMIGGLRNTKEADVSLTAFVLIALQEAREICEGQINSLPGSINKAGEYITASYLNLQRPYTVAIAGYALALMGKLEEPYLSKFLNTAKDRNRWEEPGQQLYNVEATSYALLALLLLKDFDSVPPVVRWLNEQRYYGGGYGSTQATFMVFQALAQYQTDVPDHKELNMDVSFHLPSRSAPTMFRLLWETGSLLRSEETKQNEAFSLTAKGKGEGTLSVVTVYHAKVKGKVTCKKFDLRVTIEPAPDTAKKPEEAKRTMTLSICTRYLGDVDATMSILDISMMTGFVPDTNDLERLSTGVDRYISKYEMNSAFSTKNTLIIYLEKISHSEEECLSFNVHQFFNVGLIQPGSVKVYSYYNLEESCTRFYHMDKEDGMLSKLCHNEMCRCAEENCFMHQAQEKVSLNDRLEKACEPGVDYVYRTRLVATKLSNDFDEYVMTIEQVIKSGSDEVQEGQERTFISHVKCRQALKLQDKKQYLLWGLSSDLWGEKPNTSYIIGKDTWVELWPEAEECQDEENQKQCENLGAFTETMVVFGCPN